In Oreochromis niloticus isolate F11D_XX linkage group LG22, O_niloticus_UMD_NMBU, whole genome shotgun sequence, the sequence tcgggctcagatgctaggctacgcaaacaaccacaccggccagcacttccgagccttttcgtatcgaacgccagatccatcactcacaaattggacgaattggagctacagatagccaccacgagctttgcacgcaactgcagcattattcttattacggagtcgtggcttcacctgctgattcccgacgctgcagtcgagttaacaggccgcacgctacaccggcacgacagaaacagcaactcaggtaaaagcagaggaggggggctatgtgtttacgtgcataacgagtggtgttgtaacagcaggatcattcacacacactgttctcctgatttggaggttctggcagtctcgtgcagacctttttacatcccgagggagtttactgtagttattgtgatagctgtttatataccgccggatgctaacgtcggcacggctctcagcctcttgctcaacaccataaacaaacaacagcttgcccaccccgatggggtttttattgtcgctggcgactttaacaaagcgtgcctaaagactgtgcttcctaaatttgtccagtttgtggactttgctacgagaggagaacacaccttggatcatgtctattcaaacatcaggcatgctttcagagcgacacccctcccccacctggctggatctgaccacctctgcatgtccctcacccccacctacacccccctgctgagaaaaacaaagccccagacaaagacaataaaaacctggcctgaaggagccctttctcaactgcaggactgcttctcaactactgtatgggatttattctccagccacaacctccaggagtacacggacactgtactctcgtacatcaggaactgtgttgacaatgtcaccgtcaacaaaagggtcagggtgtttccaaatcaaaaaccctggatgaatagcaaagtgcaatccctcctaaaaagccgcaacactgccttcaagtcaggggacagggctgcgtatagggcggccagggcagacctgagtagaggcatcaggaaagctaaggctgcctataggaggaggattgaagatcactttgctgacaacgaccccagaaaaatgtggcaggggatcaatcacattaccaactacagaagcaataaccaggcgacatctaggactgatgcctcgctggctgaggatctaaatcgtttcttcgcccgctttgagacgaccaggccctcagctgtcacaccacttccacccgcccccagcgccggcacactaacacttagggagcatcaagtgaggtgtgttctaaggtcagtgaatcccaggaaggcggcaggtcctgatggaatacatggaaaggttctcagagcatgtgctgacgaactgaccggagtcttcactaaaatcttcaacctttccttgtcattaaacaccgtcccgccctgcctcaaaacctccaccatcatccccatcgccaagaagacagctgtggtcagcccaaatgattacaggcctgttgcacttacgcctgtagtgatgaagtgctttgagagactggtctgtcagcacatcagggccagtctgcctcccactttggacccccaccaatttgcctacaggactaatcgatccaccgaggacgctatcaccatagcgctccacactgcgctgagtcacctggagcacagaggaagctatgtgagaatgctcttcctggacttcagctcagcattcaatcatatcatcccggagatcctggtccagaaactgtctcacctgggactctccacccccatctgcctctggatcaaggacttcctgacaaacagaccacagtctgtcagactcggcccccacctgtccagcaccatcacactcagcactgggtctccacaaggatgtgttctgagtcccctcctgtttacgctctacacatccgactgctcccctacccatctctcaaacaccatcataaagtttgcggacgacaccactgtggttggactcatctcaaggggggatgagtcggactacagagatgaggtcaacagactgactgagtggtgttcagttaacaacctccaactgaacaccacgaaaactaaagaactcatcttggacttcaggaagggcagagcagacccggcccctctttacattcacgggaaccgtgtggagagggtacactccatgaggtttctgggcgtgcagatctctgatgatctctcctggactgcaaataccactgcggtggtaaaaaaggcccagcagcgtctccactttctgagagtgctcaggaggaacaacctggaggagaggctgctggtgacattctacagagccaccatagagagcatcctaacgtacggcataacaacatggtatgcagggtgctcagctgcagacaggaaagtactgcagagggtcatcaacacagcccagaagatcactggctgctctctgcccagcctggaggtcattgcaaactctcggtacctcagcagagctggcaatatcatcaaggactactctcaccccagcaatcaagtgtttgaactattaccgtcaggccgacggtacaggtcacataaaaccaggacaaacagattcagggatagcttctttcccagagctatcaccgttgtaaataagcacaaaaacaattgaacctgcttagctataccatactgtcactgtcactatattatgctgctattcatactaTTGTGGCGGACCACCAgatggctccactcacacccaagttGAAGGGAAGAGCTGGGTGGAGATTTTGGCGCTTACTGTTTCTTAAGTTCTGAGAGACAGTGTGTGAATAAACGGTTGGAGTGAGACACAGGAACCTCTCGTGTCGTTATTtcttacctccacattggtgaccccaGTAGCGAACATGCTAAGGCTCGACGACGAAGCCAGCTCCGGCCTGGAAGCATCGGCTGCCGCCTGATTTGCACCTCCGCCGATGGCTGCGTTTGCTGTGGCGCTTAAATTGCCGGATTTTTGGCTTCACGATCCCCCTTCCTGGTTCGTGCACGTAGAAGCTCAGTTTGCTCTTCGTGGAGTTTCAGCCGACGATACTAAATACCACCATGTGGTGGCTTCTCTTGACCCGCTGTCAACCCGCCGCGTGATGACTCTCCTCCGGGACCCTCCAGCCCAAGGCAAGTACACCGCTCTCAAGGCGCTGCTGCTGCGGCGTTACTCCCTCTCTGATGCTGAGCGAGCCGAGAAACTCCTTTCCCTCGCGGGCCTGGGCGATGGCACCGCCCTCGAGCTCATGGAGAGCATGCTGTCCTTGCTGGGCGCGGATGATGGAGGATTTCTCTTCACCCACCTCTTTCTCCGACAGTTGCCGGCTCCAGTGCGCGCTGGCCTTGCCAACTCCCCACTATTGGCCACGAAGGATTACCGCTCTCTGGCGGAAGAGGCAGATCGCATCCTCCTTGCTACCAGGAGTTTCGGCGTCCAGGCGGTTGTTCAGGACTCACCAGCGTTTTCCCCTGCCTCCTCACCGATGCTCCAGGGACCCTCCGACTCGTCCACGGTGGCCGGAATCGCTGCGCGGCAGCACCGCGGAAAAGGGCTTTGCTTTTATCACCAGTGTTTTGGAGCGAAGGCCCGGCGCTGTCTCCCGCCTTGCAGTTTCCAGACCCAGGGAAACGGGCATGTCAGCGCTCGGTAGCAGCCGCGACCGCTGGCAACAAGGAAAGGCTGCTTTTCTTAGAGGACTCACGCTCGGGGAGGCGTTTCCTGGTGGACTCCGGCTCACAGAAGAGCCTTCTTCCCCTGGCTGGCTCGGACAGGCTAGCTGAGGGCTGCGGGCCATTGCTAACAGCGgctaatggctctcccatcaaAACCTTCGGTGAAAGGTTGGTGAGTGTTTGCTTTCATGACCGTGACTTTcagtggaactttgttgttgctgctagCTCTGTGCCTATAATAGGCGttgattttctttgtgctcaCGGACTGCTGGTTGATGTTGCTAACAGACGTTTAATTGATGCTGTGTCATTTTCCTCATTACCCTGTTTTACTCGGGGTGCTCAGCCCGTGGTGCATGCTAACTCAGTGGATTCGGGTGACGTTTTTCAATGTTTGCTTTCTGACTTTCCCTCACTCACTGTCCCCACTTTCTCGAGCACTGTGACGAAGCATGGGGTGGAGCATTACATAACTACAGTAGGGCCCCCGGTTTTCGCGCGCGCGCGCGTCGCCTCAACCCTGCTAAACTGGCTGTCGCTCGGGAAGAATTTGCCACCATGGAGCGCCTGGGCATCGTGCAGCGTTCGAATAGTGCCTGGGCTTCTCCTTTACACATGGTGCCTAAATCTGATGGTCGGTGGCGACCTTGTGGGGATTTCCGCCGTCTTAATAACGTCACGGAGAACGACCGTTATCCCATTCCCCACATCCAAGATTTTTCCGCCCATCTTGCAGGGACCTCGGTTTTTTCGAAGATCGATTTGGTACGGGGATATCATCAGGTTCCCGTGCGCGCGGAGGACGTCCCCAAAACCGCCGTTATTACACCTTTCGGCCTTTTCGAGTTTCTGCGCATGCCGTTTGGCCTGAAAGGTGCCGCCCAAACCTTCCAGCGGTTGATGGACTCTGTCTTGCGCgggctgccctttgtttttGTATATCTTGATGATATACTGGTAGCCAGCAGCTCGAATGAGCAGCACTTGTTCCATCTGCGTCAGGTTTTTCAGCGTTTGACGGAGCATGGACTGATTATTAATCCGTCTAAATGCCAGTTTGGGTTGCCCGTTCTCGATTTTCTTGGGCACCGCATTTCCGCTGAGGGCGCGGTTCCGTTGCCTGACAAAGTCCGAGCTGTTTCGGAATTTCCGCGTCCTGCAAACGTTAAAGCACTGCAGGAATTTTTGGGGATGGTGAATTTTTACAATCGTTTTCTCCCCAGGGCGGCACATCTGCTGAAGCCCCTTTACGGGGCGTTAAAAGGTAAGAAGGCTAATGACGCCGTCGACTGGTGTCCAGAAAGCATCCAAGCGTTTTCTGATGCTAAGTCAGCGTTAGCTAATGCTGCCCTTCTGGCCCACCCGTCCCCCTCAGCGCCGATTGCGTTGACCACCGATGCGTCGGACATAGCGGTGGGTGCGGTGCTGGAACAGCGAATCTCGGGTGTCTGGCAACCGCTCGCCTTTTTCAGCCGTACGCTGCGTGACAGCGAACGCAATTACAGCGTTTTTGACAGGGAGCTACTCGCGCTCCACCTGGCGACTCGCCATTTCCGTTTTTTTCTCGAGGG encodes:
- the LOC112843449 gene encoding uncharacterized protein LOC112843449 — encoded protein: MAAFAVALKLPDFWLHDPPSWFVHVEAQFALRGVSADDTKYHHVVASLDPLSTRRVMTLLRDPPAQGKYTALKALLLRRYSLSDAERAEKLLSLAGLGDGTALELMESMLSLLGADDGGFLFTHLFLRQLPAPVRAGLANSPLLATKDYRSLAEEADRILLATRSFGVQAVVQDSPAFSPASSPMLQGPSDSSTVAGIAARQHRGKGLCFYHQCFGAKARRCLPPCSFQTQGNGHVSAR